GAGAGTTGTAGTAAGCCAGTTGGTGAGAGCGCCGGGTGTTTATTTCGTGGACGAAATACCAAAGACTCAAGTAGTGGCACCCATATATGTTGCACATTTCTTACCAGTTAGAGGTGCTTGGCTGGAGATACTCTATCATACTGCGGAAAACATGTTTTATGCAAGAATTGACCGCAAAAGGCGAATAAATCTTTTCTTACTTTTCAAAGCACTTGGTTATGAGGATGATTTGAAGATCTTGGAACTTTTCCCTGATTCGATAGATGCTGACGACGAATATACCATGGAGAAAGCCGTTGGGTCCATTATTCTCCATGATGTTGTTATTGATGGAGAAAAGGTCGTTGAAAAAGGTGGCATTCTGACTAAGTCAGCTGCTAAGACCATCTTGGAGTCAAAATTGTCGACCATAGTGAGGGCTCATCCAGCAGCTCAGAAGACCCTGGAAAAAATGATAGATGCTTATGGTGAAGTTGATTCTGATAAAGCGCATATGGAAATATTCAGAAAACTAAAACCCGGGGAAATTCCAAGGGTTAATGCGGCAAGGGCTTATCTGGCAGGATTGTATTTTAGCACTGAAAGATTTGAACTATCAGATGTGGGACGTTATAAGATAAACAGAAGATTGAACCAAGCATACAAGAAGTATCTTGTACAGATAGAAGGACTTTCAGAAGAAGAAGCCGGGAAGAGAGATTATGAATCACAAGATCCCGTTCTAACAACACTTGACATTGTTCTTGCTACGAGATATCTGCTTGATGTGAGCAGAAACCCAGAGATAATGGATACCAAGGATCATCTTGGAAATAAAAGGGTGAGAACTGTCGGTGAGTTGATAAAAATCGAGTTTGAAAGAGCTTTTTCTCGTGCTCAGAGATTGATACAGGAACGCCTGACTCTTTACAACTCGCTGGATAAAATATCCGTCCAGAGTTTGATAAATGTCAAAACCATAATTGCAAGTATCAACCAATTTTTTGCCACCAGCCCGCTATCGCAGTTCATGGAACAAGTAAATCCATTGGCAGAACTAACACACAAACGACGTTTGACTGCCGTGGGACCAGGTGGATTGAAGCGCGAACGTGCAAGATTTGAGGTAAGAGACGTTCACCATTCTCACTATGGAAGAATGTGTCCAATCGAGACACCTGAAGGTGCGAATATAGGTCTCATAACATCTCTGGCAGTATATGCAGATCTTGACAAATTTGGCTTTTTGACAACACCTTATAGGAAGGTTGTCAATGGTCGTGTTACAGATGAGATAGTTTATCTCACAGCAGACGAAGAAGAACACTACAATATTGCTCCTTGTACTGTAAAGATTGACAAGGACGGGAATATCGTCGATGAAAAAGTACCTGTAAGGTTCATGGAAAGAGTCCAGTATGTTGATAGAGAAAAGGTTCAGTTCATGGATGTCTCGACAAAGCAAATTATCAGTGTTTCTACAGCACTCATACCATTTCTTGAACACGACGATGCCAACAGGGCTTTGATGGGTTCTAACATGCAGAGGCAGGCTGTACCTCTTGTGAAGCCAGAAGCACCGTTTGTCGCCACTGGCATCGAGTATGACGCAGCTTTGTATTCTGGTTATGTCATATTGGCAAAACACGATGGAATAGTCAGAAAGGTAGATGCAAGAAAGATAGTTATCGAAAGAATCAATAAAGATGGCAAGCCCATTGTTAGAGATGGTAAACCGGTTTTGGATGAGTATTACTTGATGAAATTCATACGTACCAATCAAGATACAACGGTGAATCAGCGCCCAATAGTCAATGCTGGAGATTTGGTCAAAGCTGGCGATGTTATTGCCGATGGTCCTGCGACAGACATGGGAGAGCTTGCCTTGGGAAAGAACGTACTGGTTGCTTTCATGCCATGGGAAGGTTACAATTTCGAAGATGCCATTCTCGTTAGTGAAGAGTTACTGGAGGAAGACGCATTCACATCGGTGCACATCGAAGTTTACGAAACCCAAGCGCGTGATACAAGGCTCGGTCCCGAAGAAATAACAGTGGATATTCCAAATGTCAGCAAAGAAGCCTTGAGAAATCTTGATGAAAATGGAATTGTCAGAATAGGTGCTTATGTGGGTCCACAAGACATTCTTGTGGGTAAGGTGACACCTAAGGGCGAAGGTGAAACAACACCGGAAGAAAAAATCATAAGATCGGTCTTTGGCGAGCGTGGTAAAGATGTCAAGGATACATCACTTAGACTACCTCACGGAACCGATGGAAGGGTTATAGATGTAAAAATCTTTGACAAAGAAGATGTATCGGATCTTGGAGCCGGTGTCAATAAACTTGTAAAAGTTTATGTTGCGTGCAGAAAAACACTTGAAGTTGGAGACAAACTTGCAGGAAGGCATGGAAATAAAGGTGTAGTCTCAAAGATTTTGCCGAAAGAAGATATGCCATTTTTGCCAGATGGTACACCCGTTCAGATAGTTCTCAGCCCGCTTGGCGTTCCATCGAGAATGAATGTGGGACAGATTCTTGAGACCCACCTTGGGTGGTTGGCAAAATTAACGAACAACTGGTTCGCAACACCAGTTTTCGATGGAGCTAAGGAAAATGAAATATTGCCTTGGCTTTATGAAGAGAGACGAGTTCTCGGTCTTGACGAAGGAGACAACGATCAAGAGAGTTCTGGTAAAGTCGTACTCAGAGATGGAAGAACGGGAGAACCATTTGCAGAGCCCGTAGTCGTTGGATGTATCTACATGATGAAACTCATCCATATTGCAAAAGACAAAATACATGCTCGTTCCACCGGACCTTATTCTTTGATACATCAGCAACCTCTTGGTGGTAAGGCTCAATTTGGTGGTCAGAGATTTGGTGAAATGGAAGTTTGGGCACTGGAAGCTCATGGAGCTGCACACACTTTGAATGAAATGTTAACGATCAAATCAGACGACATCAAGGGTAGAAATGAAGTTTACAAGGCAATCCTCAAAGGCAAAAACATACCTGAACCCGGTATACCTGAAAGTTTTCGTGTGTTGATCAAAGAACTGAGAGGCCTTGCATTAGATGTGAGAGTCTATGATGAAAGCGGCAATGAAGTCGATATTGACCGGGTTTAAAAAGGTTGCCGAGGAGGGAAAGATGAATGGCGATATCTACTTTTAAGAGAAAGATTGCATCGGTAAGAGTTGGCGTAGCTTCTCCGGAAACGATTAGAAGTTGGTCAAGCGGAGAGGTCAAGAAACCCGAGACGATTAACTACAGGTCATTCAAACCAGAGCGCGACGGACTATTTTGTGAAAAAATCTTTGGACCGACCAAAGATTATGAATGTGTTTGTGGAAAGTACAAAGGTAAAAAATACGAGGGAACTGTTTGTGAGAGATGCGGTGTGAGGGTGGAATCCAAGGAAGCTCGCAGAAAAAGGATGGGACACATAGAATTAGCGGCTCCTGTGGTTCATGTTTGGTATTTAAAAAGCAGCCCAAGTGTACTTTCTACTTTGTTGAATATACCCGCGCGAGACCTTGAAAATATCATATACCATGGCAGTAGAAGGATCATCGAGCGAACCTATATCATTGTGGATCCCAAAAAGACTCAGTTTGCTGCCGCAGACTCACTGTATGAAACAGAGTACGAGATTTACAGGAAAGCCTTGGATTTCGAGGCAGAGATAGCAGTTGTCGTTAAGAACCCAAAATCTCCAGTTATATCAGATATCGATGGTGAGGTAAAGATCAAAACCGAAAAAAGTAACACTGGAAGAGAAATCACATGGATAATCGTTCGAAACAACCAACGCGTTCCTGTTCAGCTTCAACCAGGGATGATTTTGCTGGTGAAGAACGATCAATTAGTAGAAAAGGACACTCCTTTGGTTGCTCAAAAGCAGATTTCACCATTTTATGCACCCTTTGATGGAACTGTTGAAATAGATGAGCTGGCTTCTACAATGACGATAAAACCACTCGCGACGAGTAAGGAGCAACCTGTCACTATAACTATTCCATATTGTGTCAAAGTGCTTGTAAAAGATGGTAGCAAAGTAAAGGCTGCTGATGAACTTTTGAGTGCTGGTACAATTCAACCTATTCAGAGTCCAAGCTCTGGTAAAGTAGTTTTCGGTAAGGAATTAAATGTTAGGCCAATGGAAGACGGTACTTACGAAGTCCTGTCGGCTGGTACATTATACATTGAACAAGTCATTCAAGAAAAGCAATACCCGATCTTTGAAGGTGCACTCCCATATGTTAACGATGGCGATACAGTTAAAGCCGGAGATTATTTGGCAGATAGATTCTTGTTTGAAGATGAAGTTTTGTCTGCCCACGAATACAAAATCTTTGAAGAACATTATCCCGATCAATTCACAGTTGAAGCGGAAGTCGAAAACGACAGACCCATAGTGGCCATTACAGAGATCGATGAAGAGCTCTCAGAGAAAACTGGTTTGACTATTGGTTCGATAATCACTGAGAGTGAATATGAAGCTTATCGAGAACTGTACCCTGGCAAAATAGAAGCCCATTATGGTGCAACAGCTGTAAAAAAGTTGCTCGAAAAGATTGATCTGGAAAAACTAAGAGCACATATCGAGTCGGAATTATCTCAGCTTCCAAAAAGTAGCGGAAGGGCGTTGAAATTATTAAAGAGATTGAAAATTGTGAAAGATTTGATCAAATCCAACGTAAGACCAGAATGGATGGTTTTGGAAGCTGTACCTGTTATTCCACCTGAGCTCAGACCAATGATTCAAATAGATGGTGGTAGATTCGCCACCACAGATTTGAACGATCTTTATCGAAGGGTTATAAACCGGAATAACAGGCTCAAGAGGTTATTAGAACTGAATGCACCAGATATCATCATAAGAAATGAAAAGAGAATGCTCCAAGAAGCCGTTGATAGTCTCATATACAACGGAAGAATTGGCAAGGCTGTTGCGGATAGAAATGGTAGAGCACTAAAATCATTGACAGATCTTGTTAAAGGCAAAAAAGGAAGATTTAGGCGAAATCTCTTAGGAAAGCGCGTAGATTATTCGGGTAGAGCTGTCATAGTCGTTGGACCTGAACTGAAAATACATCAATGTGGTCTTCCAAAAAAGATGGCTATGGAGTTGTTCAGACCATTCGTTTTGTCAAAACTCCTCGAAGAAGGTGGAGAGTCAAGCAAGGCAGCTCGTAAGATGAAAAAAGCAATCATAGAAAAAGAGATGCCAGAGGCATGGGATATACTTGAAGAGGTTATAAAAGGCCATCCGGTTTTACTTAATAGGGCACCTACACTTCACAGAATGTCTATTCAAGCCTTTGAACCTAAATTAATAGAAGGTAACGCCATTCAATTACATCCTCTTGTTTGTCCACCGTTCAATGCTGATTTTGATGGTGACCAGATGGCGGTACATGTACCACTCTCTGCGGCAGCACAAGCTGAAGCAAAATACCTGATGCTTTCAAGGTACAACATAATATCACCGGCACATGGGAAGCCTATATCGATGCCCGGAAAAGATATTATCGTTGGAGTATATTATTTAACAGCTGTAGGAAATGACTACAAAGATGTAAAACCCAAGGAAATAAAGTATCGTTTTGGATCAACCGAGGAAGCTGTGCTTGCTTATTCTCTTGGTTATGTTAAACTTCACACTCCAGTATTGGCTAAGGTAAGAACTGCCGATGGAGAAAAGGTGATCAAGACAACGATTGGCAGAATTATTCTCAATGAAATCATTCCACCAGACCTTAGAGATTATGAACGCGTTTTCGGTAAGAAAGAAATTAAAGATGTTATCTACGATACCTTTAAACGACACGGCATCGATGCCACTGCTGATTTACTTGATAATATGAAAGACCTTGGTTTCCACTATGCCACGCTGTCTGGACTTACGATTTCTCTAAAAGATTTAACAATATCACCGAAGAAGAATGAAATAATTAATCAAACCAGACAAAGGGTGGAATATATTGAAAGCCAATACAACGAAGGTTTTCTCAACTTTGAAGAAAGGTACAGAGAGATAATAAAAGCTTGGAACAAAGCCACGGCAGATGTCCAAGTTGCAACTTATGATGCTCTTGGTGAAAATCCTTTCAATCCTGTATACATGATGGTCAATTCAGGTGCGAGAGGTAATACCGACCAAGTTAAGCAACTTGCTGGAATGCGTGGTTTAATGGCAGATCCATCAGGTAGAACAATCGAAATACCAATTATTTCAAACTTCCGTGAAGGTTTAAGTAGTATGGAGTTCTTCATTTCGACACATGGTGCGAGAAAAGGTGCTGCAGATACAGCTCTAAGGACATCATCGGCAGGTTATCTAACACGTAGATTGGTTGATGTCTCTCAAAGTATTGTAATAACGACAACTGATTGTGGTACAGAAAATGGTATAAAAGCCCTTCAACTTGTAAGTGATGATCTGCCTGTGCAGAAATTGAAAGATTTCCTCTTTGGAAGAGTTTTGGCAAAGGATGTCCTTAATCCATTAACTGGAGAAGTCGTGAAAAACCCAAAGACCATGAAAGAGTATGTTAGAAATACTATGCTCTCTGACGATGATGCTGAATTCCTTGCAAATTATTCTGTGTCAGTGCCAGTTTGTGTTGAACAAACATTAGACTTACAGAGCCTGCACATACCTCGTTGTTATACCGAAATCGCAGAAGAAGTGAGAGTCGATGGTACTTACCTGGAAGTTGGAACAGAATTAACATGGGATGTTGTTAGAATGGCAAGAACTGCTGGTAAGAAATCGCTGAAGGTAAAAATGTACCCAGTAGTGGGAACTATTTCACTGCAAGATCTGAATGACAAAAAAGGAGAAAGACAGTTAGTTGTGTTCCAAGAAGAGATAGACGAAACGACTGCAAAATTACTTGAAGAAAATGGCATCAGCCATATTCAAGTGAGACCAAACATATACGTACGTTCTGTATTAACCTGTGAATCTGAAAAAGGTGTCTGTGCAATGTGCTATGGTATGGATCTGTCTAACCACAGGGTTGTGCAGGTAGGTGAGGCTGTAGGTATAATCGCAGCACAATCTATAGGTGAACCTGGGACACAGCTTACGATGAGAACATTCCATACAGGTGGTATAGCGACAACAGCAGATATAACACAGGGTCTACCAAGGGCAGAGGAATTGTTTGAGGCAAGGAAAAAACTCAAGGAACCAGAAGGTGTTTTCGCTTTAGAGGCTGGTTTTGTAAAAGACATAAAAGATGTGGAAGGTAAACAGAAGATCTATATTGAAGATTACCTTGGCGGTATACATGAATATGAAGTTCATGACAAAACAAAGGTCAAGGTCAAGGTTGGACAAAAAGTGTTGCCAGGTATGATGTTAACAACAGGAACTATAAGATTGAGAAAGTTGATGGACACACTTGGAGTTGAGTCAACGGCAATGTATTTACTCAAGGAAACACAAAAAGTTTATGTAGAGCAAGGTGTTGAGATACACAACAAGCATTTTGAGATCATTATAAAACAAATGCTTGGAAGAGTTGAAGTAATTGATCCTGGTGATACAGATTACTTACCTGGTCAACTCTTGACTATATCTGAAGCTGAAAGAATAAACGAAGAAATACTTAAGGCAAATGCGAACGTTCAGAGTAATAAGAATTTCGTAATCGGCAAGATTCTTGCAAGGAAAATAGTTGCAAAGATTGGCGATCAAATCGAGGAAATAGCGGCTGAAGGAACAGAATTGGTAGAGGAAGCAATTGAAAAAGCCATTCAAGCAGGGGTTAAAGAAGTCTGTATTTACGAAGAAGGCAAACCAACGTTCTATCAGATAGCACCAAAGGAACCTATGAGGTATAGAAGAAGACTCCTGAGAATAACGAAGGCTTCTTTGGAACAAAAAGGATGGCTCAGTGCAGCATCATTCCAACAGACACCGCAGGTTTTGACCGAAGCTGCAGTTGAAGGAA
The DNA window shown above is from Thermotoga profunda AZM34c06 and carries:
- the rpoB gene encoding DNA-directed RNA polymerase subunit beta; amino-acid sequence: MRTVRYGRRERLTFGRIQDAVKVPNLISMQIDSYRDFLENGIMEVLKKFSPISSQPHKGDLKRGEKGLLLEFISTKIGEPNAPVEECKQKGLTHTVPVYTTVRITDVNSGEMRQDEAFLGSIPYMTQNGTFIINGAERVVVSQLVRAPGVYFVDEIPKTQVVAPIYVAHFLPVRGAWLEILYHTAENMFYARIDRKRRINLFLLFKALGYEDDLKILELFPDSIDADDEYTMEKAVGSIILHDVVIDGEKVVEKGGILTKSAAKTILESKLSTIVRAHPAAQKTLEKMIDAYGEVDSDKAHMEIFRKLKPGEIPRVNAARAYLAGLYFSTERFELSDVGRYKINRRLNQAYKKYLVQIEGLSEEEAGKRDYESQDPVLTTLDIVLATRYLLDVSRNPEIMDTKDHLGNKRVRTVGELIKIEFERAFSRAQRLIQERLTLYNSLDKISVQSLINVKTIIASINQFFATSPLSQFMEQVNPLAELTHKRRLTAVGPGGLKRERARFEVRDVHHSHYGRMCPIETPEGANIGLITSLAVYADLDKFGFLTTPYRKVVNGRVTDEIVYLTADEEEHYNIAPCTVKIDKDGNIVDEKVPVRFMERVQYVDREKVQFMDVSTKQIISVSTALIPFLEHDDANRALMGSNMQRQAVPLVKPEAPFVATGIEYDAALYSGYVILAKHDGIVRKVDARKIVIERINKDGKPIVRDGKPVLDEYYLMKFIRTNQDTTVNQRPIVNAGDLVKAGDVIADGPATDMGELALGKNVLVAFMPWEGYNFEDAILVSEELLEEDAFTSVHIEVYETQARDTRLGPEEITVDIPNVSKEALRNLDENGIVRIGAYVGPQDILVGKVTPKGEGETTPEEKIIRSVFGERGKDVKDTSLRLPHGTDGRVIDVKIFDKEDVSDLGAGVNKLVKVYVACRKTLEVGDKLAGRHGNKGVVSKILPKEDMPFLPDGTPVQIVLSPLGVPSRMNVGQILETHLGWLAKLTNNWFATPVFDGAKENEILPWLYEERRVLGLDEGDNDQESSGKVVLRDGRTGEPFAEPVVVGCIYMMKLIHIAKDKIHARSTGPYSLIHQQPLGGKAQFGGQRFGEMEVWALEAHGAAHTLNEMLTIKSDDIKGRNEVYKAILKGKNIPEPGIPESFRVLIKELRGLALDVRVYDESGNEVDIDRV
- a CDS encoding DNA-directed RNA polymerase subunit beta' — encoded protein: MAISTFKRKIASVRVGVASPETIRSWSSGEVKKPETINYRSFKPERDGLFCEKIFGPTKDYECVCGKYKGKKYEGTVCERCGVRVESKEARRKRMGHIELAAPVVHVWYLKSSPSVLSTLLNIPARDLENIIYHGSRRIIERTYIIVDPKKTQFAAADSLYETEYEIYRKALDFEAEIAVVVKNPKSPVISDIDGEVKIKTEKSNTGREITWIIVRNNQRVPVQLQPGMILLVKNDQLVEKDTPLVAQKQISPFYAPFDGTVEIDELASTMTIKPLATSKEQPVTITIPYCVKVLVKDGSKVKAADELLSAGTIQPIQSPSSGKVVFGKELNVRPMEDGTYEVLSAGTLYIEQVIQEKQYPIFEGALPYVNDGDTVKAGDYLADRFLFEDEVLSAHEYKIFEEHYPDQFTVEAEVENDRPIVAITEIDEELSEKTGLTIGSIITESEYEAYRELYPGKIEAHYGATAVKKLLEKIDLEKLRAHIESELSQLPKSSGRALKLLKRLKIVKDLIKSNVRPEWMVLEAVPVIPPELRPMIQIDGGRFATTDLNDLYRRVINRNNRLKRLLELNAPDIIIRNEKRMLQEAVDSLIYNGRIGKAVADRNGRALKSLTDLVKGKKGRFRRNLLGKRVDYSGRAVIVVGPELKIHQCGLPKKMAMELFRPFVLSKLLEEGGESSKAARKMKKAIIEKEMPEAWDILEEVIKGHPVLLNRAPTLHRMSIQAFEPKLIEGNAIQLHPLVCPPFNADFDGDQMAVHVPLSAAAQAEAKYLMLSRYNIISPAHGKPISMPGKDIIVGVYYLTAVGNDYKDVKPKEIKYRFGSTEEAVLAYSLGYVKLHTPVLAKVRTADGEKVIKTTIGRIILNEIIPPDLRDYERVFGKKEIKDVIYDTFKRHGIDATADLLDNMKDLGFHYATLSGLTISLKDLTISPKKNEIINQTRQRVEYIESQYNEGFLNFEERYREIIKAWNKATADVQVATYDALGENPFNPVYMMVNSGARGNTDQVKQLAGMRGLMADPSGRTIEIPIISNFREGLSSMEFFISTHGARKGAADTALRTSSAGYLTRRLVDVSQSIVITTTDCGTENGIKALQLVSDDLPVQKLKDFLFGRVLAKDVLNPLTGEVVKNPKTMKEYVRNTMLSDDDAEFLANYSVSVPVCVEQTLDLQSLHIPRCYTEIAEEVRVDGTYLEVGTELTWDVVRMARTAGKKSLKVKMYPVVGTISLQDLNDKKGERQLVVFQEEIDETTAKLLEENGISHIQVRPNIYVRSVLTCESEKGVCAMCYGMDLSNHRVVQVGEAVGIIAAQSIGEPGTQLTMRTFHTGGIATTADITQGLPRAEELFEARKKLKEPEGVFALEAGFVKDIKDVEGKQKIYIEDYLGGIHEYEVHDKTKVKVKVGQKVLPGMMLTTGTIRLRKLMDTLGVESTAMYLLKETQKVYVEQGVEIHNKHFEIIIKQMLGRVEVIDPGDTDYLPGQLLTISEAERINEEILKANANVQSNKNFVIGKILARKIVAKIGDQIEEIAAEGTELVEEAIEKAIQAGVKEVCIYEEGKPTFYQIAPKEPMRYRRRLLRITKASLEQKGWLSAASFQQTPQVLTEAAVEGSVDFLEGLKENVIVGQLIPAGTGLETFANIQIEETPRAAEAEKMA